One genomic segment of Lewinellaceae bacterium includes these proteins:
- a CDS encoding thymidine kinase, with the protein MFLEPHFKGQRSGWIEVICGSMFSGKTEELIRRLKRAQFAHQEVMIYKPKIDTRYHEQRIVSHDENAIRSNPITSSREMLDQVDGIEVVGIDEAQFFDPELPDVCQQLANRGVRVIAAGLDMDFRGKPFGPMPHLLAIAEYITKVHAICVRCGNLATHSFRLTDEADTVLVGEKDKYEPRCRTCFNMGNILDLR; encoded by the coding sequence ATGTTTTTAGAACCACATTTCAAAGGGCAGCGCAGTGGATGGATCGAAGTGATCTGCGGATCCATGTTCAGTGGTAAAACGGAGGAGTTGATCCGCCGTTTGAAGCGTGCCCAGTTTGCTCATCAGGAAGTGATGATCTACAAACCCAAGATTGATACCCGCTATCATGAGCAACGCATCGTCTCCCATGATGAAAATGCCATCCGGTCGAACCCGATTACGTCATCGCGCGAAATGCTGGATCAGGTCGATGGTATAGAAGTGGTAGGCATTGACGAAGCGCAATTTTTTGATCCCGAACTGCCGGATGTCTGCCAACAACTTGCCAATCGAGGGGTCCGGGTCATTGCTGCCGGGCTGGATATGGATTTCAGGGGCAAGCCATTCGGTCCCATGCCTCACCTGCTGGCCATCGCAGAATACATCACCAAGGTGCATGCGATCTGTGTGCGTTGCGGGAACCTGGCCACCCACTCCTTCCGGTTGACCGATGAAGCGGATACGGTATTGGTCGGAGAGAAAGACAAATACGAACCACGCTGCAGGACGTGTTTTAATATGGGAAATATCCTGGACCTGCGTTAA
- a CDS encoding Bax inhibitor-1/YccA family protein — protein sequence MALFKTKNPALGASTFQTLDHIDSGAPTMTILGATQKVLLLGFATLLAAMFTWNLFQRADDGALVSILMKVGFISGFILALIIIFKKTTAPYLAPVYAVAEGLALGAISAFFDDGVPGIAMEAILLTFSILFGMLIIYRLRIIRVTDTFRMIVFSATAGIALCYIISMVANLFGMHVPLIHDNGTVGIVFSLVVVVVAALNLLMDFRFIEDGAQQNAPKYMEWYAAFGLLVTVIWLYLEILRLLAKLASRR from the coding sequence ATGGCTCTCTTTAAAACGAAAAATCCTGCTCTTGGTGCCAGCACCTTCCAAACTCTTGATCACATTGACTCCGGGGCCCCCACCATGACCATTCTTGGAGCTACCCAAAAAGTGCTTCTATTGGGCTTTGCGACCTTGCTTGCCGCTATGTTTACCTGGAATTTGTTTCAACGCGCGGATGACGGCGCACTGGTGAGTATTCTGATGAAGGTCGGGTTCATCTCCGGATTCATCCTTGCTTTGATCATAATCTTCAAAAAAACCACGGCTCCTTACCTGGCTCCGGTCTATGCCGTTGCCGAAGGCCTGGCGTTAGGTGCTATCTCGGCGTTCTTTGATGATGGTGTTCCGGGCATCGCAATGGAAGCTATATTACTGACCTTTTCCATTCTGTTCGGCATGCTGATCATTTACCGGCTGCGAATCATCCGGGTGACCGACACCTTCCGGATGATCGTATTTTCAGCGACGGCGGGAATCGCCTTATGCTACATCATTTCTATGGTTGCAAATCTTTTCGGAATGCATGTACCTCTCATCCATGATAATGGGACTGTTGGCATAGTTTTCTCTCTGGTCGTTGTGGTTGTTGCTGCCCTGAACCTGCTGATGGATTTCCGTTTTATAGAGGATGGAGCTCAGCAAAATGCTCCAAAATACATGGAATGGTATGCTGCCTTTGGCTTGTTGGTTACCGTAATCTGGTTGTATCTGGAGATCCTGCGATTACTGGCTAAACTAGCCAGCCGTCGTTAA
- a CDS encoding rhomboid family intramembrane serine protease, with product MNQGTEPEASFMQQAGQRLRWPVLLVVLIWIVQGFQYLLNGQLGALGIYPHHLSGLKGILFAPLIHGSWGHLISNTVPLFVLTLILAVFYRRIAFISFVLIYLGTGLAVWLFARPVYHIGASGVVYGLLSFIFWSGVFRRNIRSIVLALIVTILYSGFIWGVLPIKEGISWESHLYGALVGILVAFIFRHAKDPDEEIRYSYEDEPTQDQRYFYDRDTFDRH from the coding sequence ATGAACCAAGGCACGGAACCTGAAGCTAGTTTTATGCAACAAGCCGGACAAAGACTGCGATGGCCGGTACTCTTGGTTGTATTGATCTGGATCGTCCAAGGGTTTCAGTATCTGTTAAATGGTCAACTAGGGGCATTGGGAATCTATCCCCACCATCTCTCCGGACTTAAAGGCATCTTATTTGCTCCTCTGATCCACGGCAGCTGGGGACACTTAATATCCAATACGGTACCCTTGTTTGTATTGACCCTCATTCTTGCCGTCTTCTATCGCCGCATTGCATTCATCAGTTTTGTACTGATCTATCTGGGCACTGGTTTGGCTGTATGGTTATTTGCACGGCCGGTTTATCACATCGGCGCCAGCGGGGTTGTTTACGGTTTGCTCTCCTTTATCTTCTGGTCCGGTGTCTTCCGGCGCAACATTCGCTCCATCGTACTGGCTCTGATCGTGACCATATTGTACAGCGGATTTATCTGGGGCGTATTGCCCATCAAGGAGGGTATCTCATGGGAAAGCCACCTCTACGGAGCACTGGTCGGCATCCTGGTAGCTTTTATATTCCGGCATGCCAAAGATCCGGATGAAGAAATACGCTACAGTTATGAAGATGAGCCTACGCAGGACCAACGCTACTTCTACGACCGGGATACATTTGACCGGCATTGA
- a CDS encoding DUF4783 domain-containing protein, with protein sequence MKTLLLSFVVVTSLAVDQNMESIYQAMSSGQVDQLLAQMDDQIELHVLDHQTIYDKSLVRNHLQKFFQDHKPKSCQPIHKGANKSDETSFTIAKLTTEDGEYRVFFYFKQQGDKFLIQEMRIDQD encoded by the coding sequence ATGAAAACCTTATTGTTGAGTTTTGTCGTAGTCACCTCGCTTGCTGTGGACCAGAATATGGAGTCCATCTACCAGGCGATGTCTTCCGGGCAGGTAGATCAACTATTGGCCCAAATGGATGACCAAATCGAGTTACACGTCCTGGATCATCAGACAATATACGACAAATCACTGGTTCGCAACCACTTACAGAAGTTTTTCCAGGATCATAAACCGAAATCGTGCCAGCCCATCCATAAGGGGGCAAACAAGTCGGATGAAACTTCATTTACCATTGCCAAGCTGACAACTGAGGACGGAGAATACCGTGTATTCTTCTACTTTAAACAGCAGGGAGATAAGTTTCTGATCCAGGAGATGCGCATTGACCAAGACTAA
- the trxA gene encoding thioredoxin: MATVKLTTEKFKTDIFDYTTEKEWKYKGDKPAIIDFYADWCGPCKMVSPILEQLSNEHPEIIIYKVDTEVEQELSMVFQIRSIPSILFIPMDKTPMMQAGALPKNILEQIITKELLAPAE, encoded by the coding sequence ATGGCAACGGTCAAACTAACAACCGAAAAATTCAAGACAGACATTTTTGATTATACCACCGAAAAAGAGTGGAAATATAAAGGTGATAAGCCGGCAATCATTGACTTTTATGCTGACTGGTGCGGTCCCTGTAAAATGGTGTCTCCCATCCTTGAGCAACTTTCCAATGAACATCCGGAAATCATCATCTACAAAGTGGATACGGAGGTAGAACAGGAATTATCCATGGTGTTCCAGATCCGGAGCATCCCAAGTATTCTCTTCATTCCGATGGATAAAACGCCCATGATGCAAGCCGGGGCATTACCCAAAAATATCCTCGAACAGATCATCACCAAAGAATTACTGGCTCCAGCTGAATGA